The stretch of DNA GTAAATAATATAGAAGTCTATTTATATACCATTGCGCATATGTGAAATATCTGGATAGTAATTTGACGATCAGATTTGATAATGCAGTGGAACTTGAGATTATTTGCACGTCATTGTGCTCAGAAGTGTAAAATGTTTCTTTAAAAAGTGCGACGGTCTGATGCCGGTGTTTTCGTTTTGAAAAAGATTCTTGAATCCTCCCTATTGAATTGTTCTTTTTTCCCTGTGTAGAGCTGAATGATTTCATTATCCAGTTGGATGAGGAGGTAGAAGGGATGCAAAGTACGATCATGGTTCTGCAGCAGCAACTGAAGGAGGCACGCCAGCAGTTGGCTCAGCTTCAAGGACAACAGCAGCATCACCAGGTGCTATCCCCTGGCACCTGCAGGACTCCAGTCCTTGAGCCTTCTGTACAGGTGGAGACCATTAGCAAAGACTGCAACCGAATCGTCAATGGACCAACCAATGGTGATTCATCCCCGCAAGGGAGAGCAGCGGCTGCTTACCAAGACAAGACTAATCTCTACCGAGAAGGAAGCAGCACGGAGGATGATTTCCCATCATCTCCGGGGAGTGGGAATAAACTTTCAAACCACAGTGAAGAAAGGCTGGACCGAGCAGGCAGCAGTAGCATGTATCAGCTAGGTCCTGGATATGAGAGTGTAGACTCCCCTACTGGTAGTGAGAACTCTCTTACACAGCACTCAAATGACACAGACTCCATCAATGACCCTCAGGAAGATAAACCACTTCTTGTGAAAGGTACTAGAACTATGGGTTCCCGCCATGTTCAGAATGGGTTGGACTCAGTCAGCACACAGGGGTCAGTTTTGTAACATTTAACGGGCTTTGTCTGCAGTCTTTTTTATATAGTGTCATTTCATTTGGCTGACAGCTGTCCGGTGACTGATAAAGGTAGTGTGTAACTTCTGTTAAAAGTTCAGCCTTTTTGTGTTTTGCTTTCTTGTAAAACTGTTGCtactgtttaattttttttaaagcatcatAATTGCGTTGGCTGTTGCTGAAACGATGTTGATACATGTAGACCCGAGTTATTTTTTTATATGATTTAAtttgaataaaatgtattataaCAACTTTAACATGGGGAGAAATTGTGTAAAACTGGGACTGGTACATCTAGAAGTCCAGTGGAATGCTATTGACATTTTACCCCACCCCATTATACAGTCCTGCAACAAGAAAAAGTTGCACCACAAATGTGTGTGATGATTATGTTAGCTTGCCAAATGCAGTAGTTACTTTTCCAAAGGAAGTTTGGGTGTTGTACTTGGCATATTCAGGTTTGGGAAGTCTTGTGTAGTTTGTATGAACTACACTGACATTTTACACCATCCATATGTGTGCATTATCCCCAGTGACATGGCTGTGCTTAAAAAAAATTAGTGTATATTGTTACCCAGTTTCTAGGCAAGAGTTGTTTCCTGTGTAATGCATATTCTGTGAAATCCCCAGAAATCCCTCACCTGTACTGACCAAACTTAATAAAGTCTTTTAATAGCCTATATCTTGAACTTCACTCTATTGAGTTATTTGTGCCGGATGTGATATATGGAACAAGGTCTTTCAAGTTCAGACTAATACATAATTCCTGCTAAAATTTATTTTCCTTCTCTAGGTTAGCCATGCTTGGGGCAAACCAAAATGCCTTCTACCATGTTAACTGCTAGCTGCTTATGTCGAATTTGGAGAACTTGTATTTCTGTTGTTTTGACCCTCTTCTAACAGCAGATTTAACGTGAAAATCTGTGGACTGCTCCAGATACAAACCTGGATACACACTGGCATATTGAAAATTACCACAATATGTCTGTAATTTCGATTGAATGGCacagaaaaaaatatttaagcATCAATCTCATTACTCTGCAGTATACATGGTTCTTTAAAATTCTTTGAAGTATACTTTTCATGTTTTGTTGTTACGAAATACAACTCCTCAAGGTTTGATTGCAGAATGATGTGAAAAATAGCATTTTAGACACCATTAGGCTCCTTGTGGCTTATTTGACTTGTCGACTGATGTTTGTGTTGCTGTTCCACTCATCTTTTAACTGTTTCAGAAATTAAAACTGGTACGCAGTGACCCAACCTGACTGActtgatgtagaaacaaagaattgcagtgggtcaggcagcatctttggagaaaaaggatgggtgacgtttcagactcggTCTGAAAAaagttcctgacctgaaatgtcacccatcctttttctccagagatgatgcctgacccgctgagttactccagcactttgagtctatctctgACTGACTTAATGTTTATCCTCGACATGAGCTGGGATACTTATAATGCCCGTGCTTCCAAATCCTCCAAGACTCACTTTTAAGTTTAATCTATTAATACTTAACAACCCTTCTGTTTTTACTATCATACTCTCTTATAAATCTGTCATTCTATCTccttgtttctgaagaagggtctcgacccgaaacgtcacctattccttcgctccatggatgctgcctcacccgctgagtttctccagcatttttgtctaccttcctcgtTTCTAGAGATTTGCGCCACTGATACCAACCAATAGAAGATTCAAGTGCTGGTTAAATATCTGCAGTTAGAAAGGGGAACTGATATAGAGATTGTTTCTGCTGGTTTAGGAGTCAGACACTAAGAGCCATGATCTGAGCCAGACCTAACGAGTGAAATAAGGATACACTTTCACACAACCACAGACGGTGGCAGCAGTTTATGACGCTTCTTCTAGGCCTATAGTTTAAGATTTGAGTTGAATAATGATCTGTCAACTAAAGATATGAGATAGGAGGCAAGCTAGATATAtcatcttcttgcatatggcggacacagcctaaagttgtaggtcagcttgttctatttgatcttttgtttgtgcacgttgagttgattgcattagtcgaaacatggtggaccacgtgaaggttgcaatctctcaccccagCTAGATATATGGAAATGGGTCAGACATGCTTATGGCTAAAGTGACTATTTCTGTTCCTATTCAAACAACTTTGGCGACATGTACAAGGCCCTtgcttttaacttcaagtcaaaaGTGCCCCCGTTATTCTAACTGGTTTATGGACCAGTTTTTGCCCTCAATTGGTTGTAAGGTGTAGTATGTATGGAATGTACGTAGGTTTTTGTTATCAATGCATTGATTTTCTTGGTGGCAGTCAAGACTTGACTATTTCTAATGTCCAAGCTGCCAATTTTTCTTTCGTGTTAAGGGTCATTTTTTAATCTTAGACATTCTAATCAAAGAGAACCTTGCACTCTCTTTTACAAATTCTGTTTTCAAGCATCAAGGCAATTTGTTCTTTGGTTCAATCACTTTAAAACTATCTAACTGCTTTaatgttgggacgacagatggcacaatgggctaagtgttcgtctggcaaccggaaggtagccggttcgaatcccgcttggagtgcatactgtcgttgtgtccttgggcaagacacttcacccacctttgcctgtgtgtgaatgtgtgtgagtgattggtggtggtcggaggggccgtaggcgcagattggcagccacgcttccgtcagtctgccccagggcagctgtggctacagaagtagcttaccacctccgagtgtgactgaggagtgaatgaataatgcgatgtaaagcgccttgagtattagaaaggcgctatataaatcccatccattattattattattattattaatgtgattTTTGTAACCAcaatgtaaattaaattacaaaGACGGTGCACTGATGCAAATGAAATGGAACTAGGCAACCTATCAATTTCATTCTCTTAGTTCACATGGAGCCAGAAATAGTTTCTACAGGAACATTGAGCTATTTGACTCATTTTAAGGAAAGGAGCATGATATCATTCTACTTCAACTGATGAAGTGATTGAGATGTATCTGGTTGACCATTTCAGGTCAAATTCCATGTATCCTTGTTAATATCTTAAGAGTTACTTTCTTCATGTTCCTTTACTGTACTTTTAGTGCAACATTGTGATGTTGCAGATGGAacttgtctgtatagagtttgtatgtttttcctgtgactgcatggtcggtttcttcccacatcataAGGTTGTGCAAattggttggttaattggtgCTGTAAATTTCTCCACAGTGTAGGTGAGCGTTAGAATCTTGGGGAAGTTGATAAGGAAGTGGAGAAGGCAACAGGTTcattggtactttatttgtcgcaagtgcaactgcacagtgatttTTTTTGGTATATTTACAGATGCAAGCGCCATCCTGTTTGGGCGCTATTTCCTAAGTATGGTCTGCCCGCACGCTCAGTCTATTGGAGCAGTTTACCAGTTTATCTATTGGTCTACTGGATTAGAGTCTTACTaaagttatacagcatagaaacaggccctctggcccaacttgtgCATGTCTACCAAGACGTCTGAGTTAGATCagtttgtgtttggcccatatccctctaaacctagtgtaaatgggtgctcaGTGGTGCgtacagactcgttgggccgaagggccagtttccatgctgtatgattctgactTCTCTAAAATCAAAATGAGGAAATGCTTGATTGTCTattgttatttattttgttttgggtCTTGGATGTTGCTAGCAAGACGTATATTCCCAGTTGCctttgagaagatggtggtgagtACTTTTTTTGAACTGCAGTATTCCTTCTTTCGTTTAGGTTTAATGTCTTATATACCTAGGTACattgaaagctttgttttgcatgctatccagtctgaTCAGATAAcactacataaatacaatcaagctaaactAGAGTGCAATAGGTAAAGCAAAGGGGCTAGATTTGACGGTGGAAATGAGATTTAATGAGAGCATGTTAATAGATCCTCTTTTGGGGTGAACACAGAAAGTGCTGTCTTTGGGAGGGTTCCAGGTTAAAAATCAGCGAAGATGAGGGAAAGattatttatttccaagtcacaCTGGTGGAATCTACAGTTCCATGTTATTTCTCAATGGTGTCCAACTGGAGGTAAGCATGCAGGCGATGGTGATCCCAGGCACCTGCCCACTGACATGGAGTAGTTGCTGATTTGGCAGGTGCTGTGAGCAAAGCTCTAGAATATATTTTGCAGATCGATAACAATACAATGGTGGAGGGAGTAAAAGTTTAATGTGGTAATGGAATGCCAATCAAATGGGTTGCTATATcctgatggtttagtttagtttattattgtcacgtgtaccaaggtacaataaaagcttttgtatgtgtgctatccagtcaagtctatacatgattacaatcaagctgtccacaacgATGAGCTTCTTGAGTGTTGTGTGAGCTGCATTCATTCAGGCAAGTGAAAAGTATCCCTTCATATACCAGATGTGTGCTTTGTAGTTGCTAGAAAGGCTTTTGAGTGTTGTGAACTGCTCATATAGCTTGTTAATTGAGTTTCTGATCAATATTGGCTCCCAAGATGTAATGGCGAAGAACTTGATAATTGCAATTGTTTTGATAAGTGGTCGGAGTCTCTAGTTGGAGGTGGTCATTGTATGGAGCCTTTATTGTATGAATGCTTCTTACACTTATCAGCCCATGCCGAAAAGTTATCTAGGTCTTGCTGTATGGGTAATTCATTTGCTGAGGGTGAGCGGACATCCCCTTTTGAAGAAAGGAAGATCATTAGAGTGGTAAGAGTTATATAACATGgatacaggccatttggtccaacttgtccatgttgatcAAGTTCCCTaactgggctagacatttattttGAGACAGTATAATAACATTTACCTAATAGTGATTGTACGATCAAATTCAATGTTGGGTTGGTAAGGAGGAAGCATGCAGTTACAAAGGCTTATGTTTAAAACAATGGTAGAGAATGGCTGTCATCTGTTATTGAGTATTCATGTTGAGATATGTCACAAATGTATGTCTTTTGGCATGTACCTTTATCAATAATGAAATCTGGATTTTATGGGCAATAATGACCCATTCCTAATTAAGAGAATGTGATGGTGAGGCCCCACCTTGCACCGCCATAATTCTGCTGCCGAAGGTGCTTTCACAATGCTGTTGAGGGGGAGTTTGGATCCAGTGACAATGAAGGACCAGGGATTTATTTCTGAGTCATATTGGTCTGCGCTTGAGGAGCTGCGGATGATGGTGTTGCCATGCACCCACTGCCTAAAGTAGGGGTTGTGCATTTGTGGTACGGTCATTGTAGCCCTGACAACTAACTACAATGCACATAACGCGGTGAAGTGAACGTTTTGACTGATGGATGTGATGCCAATGAAGAGAAATTATTTGCTCTGAATGGCGGCA from Amblyraja radiata isolate CabotCenter1 chromosome 8, sAmbRad1.1.pri, whole genome shotgun sequence encodes:
- the LOC116975962 gene encoding pre-mRNA-splicing regulator WTAP isoform X2 codes for the protein MTNEEPLPKKVRLSESDFKTLSRDELCSRWKQQEVYVHALETKCSELSSNDVSGLRESEEKLKQQQHESARRENILLMRLATKEHEMQECTNQIQYLKQVQLPSAAQLRSTLVDPSINLFFLKMKTELEQTKDKLEQAQNELSAWKFTPDSQTGKKLMAKCRMLIQENQELGRQLSQGRIAQLEAELALQKKYSEELKSSQDELNDFIIQLDEEVEGMQSTIMVLQQQLKEARQQLAQLQGQQQHHQVLSPGTCRTPVLEPSVQVETISKDCNRIVNGPTNGDSSPQGRAAAAYQDKTNLYREGSSTEDDFPSSPGSGNKLSNHSEERLDRAGSSSMYQLGPGYESVDSPTGSENSLTQHSNDTDSINDPQEDKPLLVKGTRTMGSRHVQNGLDSVSTQGSVL